In Ammospiza nelsoni isolate bAmmNel1 chromosome 11, bAmmNel1.pri, whole genome shotgun sequence, the genomic window GGTGGCCACTTTGCCGGCCAGAACATCACCATCTTCTACAAGAACAAGTTTGGGCTGTACCCCTACCTGTCACAGCACGGTGTGCCCCATAACGGGGGCCTCCCCCAGCGTGTCTCCCTCGACGCCCACATCAACAGGGTGGCTGAGGACATCCACCTCCTCCTGCGACCTGCTTTCCATGGCCTGGCTGTGGTGGACTGGGAGGAGTGGAGGCCCCTGTGGGCCCAGAACTGGGGAGCCAAAAGGATATACCGGACAGCCTCGGAGCAGTGGGTGCGGGAGCAGCACGGCTTCCTGCCAGCACGGCAGCAGCTCCGGCTGGCCCAGCTGGAGTTCGAGCAGGCGGCACAGGCTCTGATGGAGGAGACGCTTCTGGTGGGCCGAGCCCTGCGCCCCAGGGGGCTCTGGGGTTTCTACCGCTTTCCCGACTGCCTCAATGGCAACTGGGCCAAGGAGGCAAACTACACCGGGCAGTGCCAGCCGGCGGAGGTGCAGCGGAACAACCgtctgggctggctctgggccGCCTCTTCTGCCCTGTACCCCAGCATCTACCTGCCGCTGGCGCTGCCGCCCGTGCTGCGCCGCCGCTTTGTGCACCACCGGCTGCGCGAGGCCCTGCGCGTGGCTACCCGTGGGGCCCACGGCCTCCTGCCCGTGATCCCCTACTCCCGCCTCTCCTTCCGCCGCTCCGCGCgcttcctgcagctggtgagCACTGTGGGGCCGGAGCTGGCTGCGGGTGCCACGCGGGGTTCTGGTTGGCGCAGGGACACAGGCCATGTCCCCCAGATGGGTCACATCTGTGTTCCTGGCAGGCTGACCTGGTGCACACCATCGGGGAGAGCGCAGCGCTGGGAGCGGCTGGACTCGTGCTCTGGGGAGACCTGTCCTACTCCCACTCGGCTGTGAGTATggcccctgca contains:
- the HYAL3 gene encoding hyaluronidase-3, which encodes MVLVLALWACLALGTASEESPAPEPLAGGQPFAVVWNVPTERCQRRFGIGLPLGDYGIVENQGGHFAGQNITIFYKNKFGLYPYLSQHGVPHNGGLPQRVSLDAHINRVAEDIHLLLRPAFHGLAVVDWEEWRPLWAQNWGAKRIYRTASEQWVREQHGFLPARQQLRLAQLEFEQAAQALMEETLLVGRALRPRGLWGFYRFPDCLNGNWAKEANYTGQCQPAEVQRNNRLGWLWAASSALYPSIYLPLALPPVLRRRFVHHRLREALRVATRGAHGLLPVIPYSRLSFRRSARFLQLADLVHTIGESAALGAAGLVLWGDLSYSHSAESCASLHHYLVSTLGPYVANVTAAARECSYGQCHGHGRCVRRQPHELGTLLHLGPGASPWAAFRCHCYRGWAGEGCAQRVWLSPATSCQVPAHAHSLYGHKDLTSSDTCLPQGTWGW